Proteins encoded within one genomic window of Gigantopelta aegis isolate Gae_Host chromosome 2, Gae_host_genome, whole genome shotgun sequence:
- the LOC121384683 gene encoding uncharacterized protein LOC121384683, with product MMGNEQSEVHNKWLTCIPKIIREFSISESNVSSNAYIMDSDTDSDSDDVCSEQSQLLETAVVDNDREKLLEALHDTNPNLPLNEKKENALIVAIKLSHLEMVNILLSTDHCNKDFINIHDCSALDIALITAFDNSIEPRHSVCWQIVSLLFDHHAEPSCKDAMMYIIRTAFKFEHASFIHRLIQTLIEHASSYRIHETLLEKLHRHQPMLTNSIDPFLEHASAFSIKLIKLHNRNILPLVMSAFVYYIESHWDSKQIRARVFMQLVVYATVAGWHWSSKEVLHISKVCEDLAQWCRCWPSRPASLCHLSRVVIRSTTPLSMTDTLRGLSLPETVKDYIMLKDVDNLFSKNDWRIESVLF from the coding sequence ATGATGGGGAACGAACAATCTGAAGTTCATAACAAATGGCTAACGTGCATCCCCAAAATTATACGGGAATTTTCTATCTCTGAATCGAACGTCTCGTCAAATGCCTACATCATGGACTCCGACACCGACTCGGATAGTGACGATGTCTGCAGTGAACAGTCACAATTGCTCGAAACTGCCGTTGTTGATAACGACAGAGAAAAACTTCTCGAAGCTCTGCACGACACAAACCCAAACCTACCTCTGAACGAGAAGAAAGAAAATGCCTTGATCGTAGCCATCAAGCTAAGCCATTTGGAAATGGTAAACATCTTGCTCAGTACTGACCACTGTAACAAAGACTTCATAAACATTCACGACTGTTCGGCCCTCGACATTGCCTTGATAACAGCGTTTGACAACAGCATCGAACCCCGCCATTCAGTGTGCTGGCAGATCGTCTCACTCCTGTTCGACCATCACGCGGAACCGTCGTGTAAAGATGCTATGATGTACATTATCAGAACGGCCTTCAAGTTTGAACACGCCAGTTTCATTCACCGGctgatacagacactgatagaGCATGCAAGCTCCTACAGAATTCATGAGACGTTGCTAGAGAAACTGCATCGCCACCAGCCGATGTTGACGAACAGCATTGACCCTTTCCTCGAACACGCGTCGGCCTTCAGCATCAAGCTCATCAAGCTGCACAACAGGAACATACTGCCGCTGGTCATGAGTGCCTTCGTGTACTACATCGAGTCCCACTGGGACTCCAAGCAGATCAGGGCCCGCGTCTTCATGCAGCTGGTTGTGTACGCAACGGTGGCTGGCTGGCACTGGTCCTCGAAGGAGGTGTTGCACATATCAAAGGTGTGCGAGGATCTCGCCCAGTGGTGCCGATGCTGGCCCAGTCGACCGGCCTCGCTGTGCCACCTCTCTCGAGTTGTGATACGCAGCACAACGCCTCTCTCTATGACGGACACACTGAGAGGTTTGTCGCTGCCAGAGACGGTCAAAGATTACATCATGCTCAAGGACGTGGACAATTTGTTTTCCAAAAACGACTGGCGGATTGAATCGGTGTTGTTTTGA